Proteins encoded in a region of the Pocillopora verrucosa isolate sample1 chromosome 11, ASM3666991v2, whole genome shotgun sequence genome:
- the LOC131784892 gene encoding glutamine--tRNA ligase isoform X2: MWLFPRRIRFRSFASALCENFSPFIVSRSVMDKAGLFQSIGLSEQKAQETLKNDALSKRLESIITLVKEKSTDAVEKPTGVLMYSLASSNIKDESQIKFVSNYIANKKLTSAIQLTAAVDFTKANPVLPVYVAAFEKNCGIGVNITPDQIEDCVEELIKKHKEELLKKRYKFNVGIIMGKAREKLKWADGKAVKAEIDMQILDLLGPKTEADMQAFKTKEAKPSKEGKPAKESRPAAVEVSLNGDTGDDETSSLFGEASKFHKPGDMAAFMSKEMIRGLGLTVTELMLVQMTAIRYAGKKDKPVHLVEMMLRFGVDFLTMMPLEAEQTKGFRLASSSHWDLVIASAPDDGEDSSSDESELSVGWDAEEELDPLPARGTPEYTETVTRHIENLLQCYVSVQTTTQALQVTAAEATPTRRPSGSSGGVRQRKQTTPRRARTGASQVSAEGPVADEQRPRNQEAQQEVPPDPRQRLLALLGIIATCIPNRESLDRLQKFLQENQPCNPPQVQTRFPPEPNGILHIGHVKAINFNFGYARAHNSVCYLRYDDTNPEKKEEKFFTGILDMVKWLGFEPWKITYASDNL; the protein is encoded by the exons ATGTGGCTGTTTCCTCGTAGAATAAGGTTTCGTTCTTTTGCTTCCGCGctttgtgagaatttttctccttttattgTTAGTCGATCGGTGATGGACAAGGCTGGACTTTTCCAAAGTATTGGTTTAAGCGAGCAGAAAGCTCAGGAAACACTGAAGAATGATGCGCTTTCGAAGCGACTGGAATCCATCATAACGTTG GTGAAAGAAAAATCCACAGATGCAGTTGAAAAACCCACTGGTGTTTTGATGTACTCCTTGGCAAGCAGCAATATCAAAGATGAATCACAGATCAAGTTTGTTAGTAACTACATTGCAAACAAGAAGTTGACATCTGCGATACAACTGACAG CTGCAGTGGATTTTACGAAGGCCAATCCAGTTTTGCCTGTATATGTGGctgcctttgaaaaaaattgtggtatTGGAGTAAACATCACACCTGATCAGATTGAAGACTGT GTTGAAGAACTTATCAAGAAACACAAGGAAGAATTGTTGAAGAAACGCTACAAATTCAATGTTGGAATAATAATGG gAAAGGCGAGAGAGAAGTTAAAGTGGGCAGATGGAAAAGCTGTGAAAGCAGAAATTGATATGCAG ATCTTAGATTTGCTTGGACCTAAAACTGAAGCAGACATGCAGGCTTTCAAAACAAAG GAGGCCAAGCCCAGCAAAGAGGGAAAGCCAGCAAAAGAGTCTCGTCCTGCAGCTGTAGAGGTTTCATTGAATGGTGATACTGGAGATGATGAAACAAGTTCTTTGTTTGGAGAGGCAAGCAAGTTCCACAAACCAG GTGACATGGCTGCTTTCATGTCAAAAGAAATGATACGAGGTCTGGGACTCACCGTGACAGAACTGATGCTCGTACAAATGACAGCAATCAGATATGCGGGCAAGAAAGACAAGCCTGTACATCTGGTGGAAATGATGCTTCGATTTGGAGTGGACTTCCTGACCATGATGCCCCTGGAAGCCGAACAGACAAAGGGGTTCAGACTGGCCAGCTCTTCCCACTGGGATCTCGTGATAGCCTCTGCTCCAGACGACGGGGAGGACAGCAGTTCGGATGAGTCAGAACTCTCCGTCGGGTGGGATGCTGAAGAGGAGCTGGACCCACTTCCTGCCCGAGGAACCCCAGAGTACACTGAAACCGTGACAAGGCACATAGAAAATCTGCTGCAGTGTTACGTGTCTGTGCAGACAACGACTCAG GCACTGCAAGTCACAGCTGCGGAAGCGACACCCACACGAAGACCCAGTGGCAGCTCCGGCGGGGTCAGACAAAGAAAGCAGACAACTCCCAGACGTGCCAGGACCGGAGCATCCCAGGTGTCCGCAGAAGGGCCAGTAGCTGACGAGCAAAGACCGAGGAACCAAGAAGCGCAGCAGGAAGTACCACCAGATCCCCGGCAGCGTCTGCTAGCACTGCTGGGAATCATAGCCACATGCATACCCAACAGAGAGTCTTTGGACAGACTGCAAAAGTTCCTGCAAGAAAACCAACCTTGCAACCCACCACAG GTGCAAACAAGATTTCCTCCTGAACCCAATGGCATTCTTCACATTGGTCATGTCAAAGCTATCAACTTCAACTTTGGTTATGCAAGA GCCCACAACAGTGTTTGCTACTTGAGATATGATGACACAAACCCAGAGAAGAAAGAGGAGAAGTTTTTCACAGGAATTTTGGATATGGTCAAATGGCTTG gttttgaaCCATGGAAGATAACCTATGCTTCAGACAATTTATAA
- the LOC131784892 gene encoding glutamine--tRNA ligase isoform X1, with amino-acid sequence MWLFPRRIRFRSFASALCENFSPFIVSRSVMDKAGLFQSIGLSEQKAQETLKNDALSKRLESIITLVKEKSTDAVEKPTGVLMYSLASSNIKDESQIKFVSNYIANKKLTSAIQLTAAVDFTKANPVLPVYVAAFEKNCGIGVNITPDQIEDCVEELIKKHKEELLKKRYKFNVGIIMGKAREKLKWADGKAVKAEIDMQILDLLGPKTEADMQAFKTKEAKPSKEGKPAKESRPAAVEVSLNGDTGDDETSSLFGEASKFHKPGDMAAFMSKEMIRGLGLTVTELMLVQMTAIRYAGKKDKPVHLVEMMLRFGVDFLTMMPLEAEQTKGFRLASSSHWDLVIASAPDDGEDSSSDESELSVGWDAEEELDPLPARGTPEYTETVTRHIENLLQCYVSVQTTTQALQVTAAEATPTRRPSGSSGGVRQRKQTTPRRARTGASQVSAEGPVADEQRPRNQEAQQEVPPDPRQRLLALLGIIATCIPNRESLDRLQKFLQENQPCNPPQVQTRFPPEPNGILHIGHVKAINFNFGYARAHNSVCYLRYDDTNPEKKEEKFFTGILDMVKWLGFEPWKITHASDNLKNCMILL; translated from the exons ATGTGGCTGTTTCCTCGTAGAATAAGGTTTCGTTCTTTTGCTTCCGCGctttgtgagaatttttctccttttattgTTAGTCGATCGGTGATGGACAAGGCTGGACTTTTCCAAAGTATTGGTTTAAGCGAGCAGAAAGCTCAGGAAACACTGAAGAATGATGCGCTTTCGAAGCGACTGGAATCCATCATAACGTTG GTGAAAGAAAAATCCACAGATGCAGTTGAAAAACCCACTGGTGTTTTGATGTACTCCTTGGCAAGCAGCAATATCAAAGATGAATCACAGATCAAGTTTGTTAGTAACTACATTGCAAACAAGAAGTTGACATCTGCGATACAACTGACAG CTGCAGTGGATTTTACGAAGGCCAATCCAGTTTTGCCTGTATATGTGGctgcctttgaaaaaaattgtggtatTGGAGTAAACATCACACCTGATCAGATTGAAGACTGT GTTGAAGAACTTATCAAGAAACACAAGGAAGAATTGTTGAAGAAACGCTACAAATTCAATGTTGGAATAATAATGG gAAAGGCGAGAGAGAAGTTAAAGTGGGCAGATGGAAAAGCTGTGAAAGCAGAAATTGATATGCAG ATCTTAGATTTGCTTGGACCTAAAACTGAAGCAGACATGCAGGCTTTCAAAACAAAG GAGGCCAAGCCCAGCAAAGAGGGAAAGCCAGCAAAAGAGTCTCGTCCTGCAGCTGTAGAGGTTTCATTGAATGGTGATACTGGAGATGATGAAACAAGTTCTTTGTTTGGAGAGGCAAGCAAGTTCCACAAACCAG GTGACATGGCTGCTTTCATGTCAAAAGAAATGATACGAGGTCTGGGACTCACCGTGACAGAACTGATGCTCGTACAAATGACAGCAATCAGATATGCGGGCAAGAAAGACAAGCCTGTACATCTGGTGGAAATGATGCTTCGATTTGGAGTGGACTTCCTGACCATGATGCCCCTGGAAGCCGAACAGACAAAGGGGTTCAGACTGGCCAGCTCTTCCCACTGGGATCTCGTGATAGCCTCTGCTCCAGACGACGGGGAGGACAGCAGTTCGGATGAGTCAGAACTCTCCGTCGGGTGGGATGCTGAAGAGGAGCTGGACCCACTTCCTGCCCGAGGAACCCCAGAGTACACTGAAACCGTGACAAGGCACATAGAAAATCTGCTGCAGTGTTACGTGTCTGTGCAGACAACGACTCAG GCACTGCAAGTCACAGCTGCGGAAGCGACACCCACACGAAGACCCAGTGGCAGCTCCGGCGGGGTCAGACAAAGAAAGCAGACAACTCCCAGACGTGCCAGGACCGGAGCATCCCAGGTGTCCGCAGAAGGGCCAGTAGCTGACGAGCAAAGACCGAGGAACCAAGAAGCGCAGCAGGAAGTACCACCAGATCCCCGGCAGCGTCTGCTAGCACTGCTGGGAATCATAGCCACATGCATACCCAACAGAGAGTCTTTGGACAGACTGCAAAAGTTCCTGCAAGAAAACCAACCTTGCAACCCACCACAG GTGCAAACAAGATTTCCTCCTGAACCCAATGGCATTCTTCACATTGGTCATGTCAAAGCTATCAACTTCAACTTTGGTTATGCAAGA GCCCACAACAGTGTTTGCTACTTGAGATATGATGACACAAACCCAGAGAAGAAAGAGGAGAAGTTTTTCACAGGAATTTTGGATATGGTCAAATGGCTTG
- the LOC131784892 gene encoding uncharacterized protein isoform X3 has translation MWLFPRRIRFRSFASALCENFSPFIVSRSVMDKAGLFQSIGLSEQKAQETLKNDALSKRLESIITLVKEKSTDAVEKPTGVLMYSLASSNIKDESQIKFVSNYIANKKLTSAIQLTAAVDFTKANPVLPVYVAAFEKNCGIGVNITPDQIEDCVEELIKKHKEELLKKRYKFNVGIIMGKAREKLKWADGKAVKAEIDMQILDLLGPKTEADMQAFKTKEAKPSKEGKPAKESRPAAVEVSLNGDTGDDETSSLFGEASKFHKPGDMAAFMSKEMIRGLGLTVTELMLVQMTAIRYAGKKDKPVHLVEMMLRFGVDFLTMMPLEAEQTKGFRLASSSHWDLVIASAPDDGEDSSSDESELSVGWDAEEELDPLPARGTPEYTETVTRHIENLLQCYVSVQTTTQALQVTAAEATPTRRPSGSSGGVRQRKQTTPRRARTGASQVSAEGPVADEQRPRNQEAQQEVPPDPRQRLLALLGIIATCIPNRESLDRLQKFLQENQPCNPPQVQTRFPPEPNGILHIGHVKAINFNFGYARVRPTTVFAT, from the exons ATGTGGCTGTTTCCTCGTAGAATAAGGTTTCGTTCTTTTGCTTCCGCGctttgtgagaatttttctccttttattgTTAGTCGATCGGTGATGGACAAGGCTGGACTTTTCCAAAGTATTGGTTTAAGCGAGCAGAAAGCTCAGGAAACACTGAAGAATGATGCGCTTTCGAAGCGACTGGAATCCATCATAACGTTG GTGAAAGAAAAATCCACAGATGCAGTTGAAAAACCCACTGGTGTTTTGATGTACTCCTTGGCAAGCAGCAATATCAAAGATGAATCACAGATCAAGTTTGTTAGTAACTACATTGCAAACAAGAAGTTGACATCTGCGATACAACTGACAG CTGCAGTGGATTTTACGAAGGCCAATCCAGTTTTGCCTGTATATGTGGctgcctttgaaaaaaattgtggtatTGGAGTAAACATCACACCTGATCAGATTGAAGACTGT GTTGAAGAACTTATCAAGAAACACAAGGAAGAATTGTTGAAGAAACGCTACAAATTCAATGTTGGAATAATAATGG gAAAGGCGAGAGAGAAGTTAAAGTGGGCAGATGGAAAAGCTGTGAAAGCAGAAATTGATATGCAG ATCTTAGATTTGCTTGGACCTAAAACTGAAGCAGACATGCAGGCTTTCAAAACAAAG GAGGCCAAGCCCAGCAAAGAGGGAAAGCCAGCAAAAGAGTCTCGTCCTGCAGCTGTAGAGGTTTCATTGAATGGTGATACTGGAGATGATGAAACAAGTTCTTTGTTTGGAGAGGCAAGCAAGTTCCACAAACCAG GTGACATGGCTGCTTTCATGTCAAAAGAAATGATACGAGGTCTGGGACTCACCGTGACAGAACTGATGCTCGTACAAATGACAGCAATCAGATATGCGGGCAAGAAAGACAAGCCTGTACATCTGGTGGAAATGATGCTTCGATTTGGAGTGGACTTCCTGACCATGATGCCCCTGGAAGCCGAACAGACAAAGGGGTTCAGACTGGCCAGCTCTTCCCACTGGGATCTCGTGATAGCCTCTGCTCCAGACGACGGGGAGGACAGCAGTTCGGATGAGTCAGAACTCTCCGTCGGGTGGGATGCTGAAGAGGAGCTGGACCCACTTCCTGCCCGAGGAACCCCAGAGTACACTGAAACCGTGACAAGGCACATAGAAAATCTGCTGCAGTGTTACGTGTCTGTGCAGACAACGACTCAG GCACTGCAAGTCACAGCTGCGGAAGCGACACCCACACGAAGACCCAGTGGCAGCTCCGGCGGGGTCAGACAAAGAAAGCAGACAACTCCCAGACGTGCCAGGACCGGAGCATCCCAGGTGTCCGCAGAAGGGCCAGTAGCTGACGAGCAAAGACCGAGGAACCAAGAAGCGCAGCAGGAAGTACCACCAGATCCCCGGCAGCGTCTGCTAGCACTGCTGGGAATCATAGCCACATGCATACCCAACAGAGAGTCTTTGGACAGACTGCAAAAGTTCCTGCAAGAAAACCAACCTTGCAACCCACCACAG GTGCAAACAAGATTTCCTCCTGAACCCAATGGCATTCTTCACATTGGTCATGTCAAAGCTATCAACTTCAACTTTGGTTATGCAAGAGTAAG GCCCACAACAGTGTTTGCTACTTGA
- the LOC131777946 gene encoding tetratricopeptide repeat protein 28-like, whose protein sequence is MAESNLPTTGEELKVKNEFPTTATEKSQVTSSDAELDVYDDPLRGIAKVCLEEGNKEYRKGEANNAINSYTEGLQVNCKDKRLNAKLYSNRATANFRLANYVECVDDATVAVQLEPTLIKAIEKGARACVELCLDKEARSWLHMGLTLENNNERLLQLLRKSNAELKVKAHTYASLGCAYCRQFKTAKQYHQRDLEIAKEVGDKAGEGRSYGNLGNAYVSLGQFKTAIQYHQRHLEIAKEVGDKAGEGRSYCNLGNAYQGLGQFKTAIQYHQRDLEIAKEVGDKAGEGGSYCNLGNAYHDLGQFKTAKQYHQRHLEIAKEVGDKAGEGRSYCNLGNAYDSLGQFKTAIQYHQRDLEIAKEVGDKAGEGGSYCNLGNAYQGLGQFKTAIQYHQRDLEIAKEVGDKAGEGRSYCNLGIAYHCLGHLGQFKTAIQYHQRDLEIAKEVGDKAGEGRSYCNLGIAYCSLGQFKTAIQYHQRHLEIAKEVGDKAGEGKSYGGLGNAYDSLGQFKTAIQYHQRHLEIAKEVGDKAGEGKGYGGLGNAYYSLGQFKTAIQYHQRQLEIAKEVGNKTGEAHSLCSLGIIFECKGNLMMAFDCYHLSIKLYDNIRASLQLNDQWKISYRNQHQSAYKGLWRINLNQGQVVKALLAAEKGRAQALRDLMTTKYQPGDSSTHSTSLSWVPLSTVIIAINGPCVYLWVCLSEDNIQMRQVHVNNYKYEDELECFTQLLNKTALKEIGARDTVPIENPPLDSPTEEKVANQVIPVDVRHSQSSALKKLHDIIVAPIADLIEGNDEITFVPEGPFCLVPYAALQDSDSSYLSDSFRIRVLPSLTTLKLIHDCPADFHMKTGALLVGDPCFKHIIYEGGLLVQLPGARKEVEMIGRILHVSPLTGQMATKDEVLKRISSVALIHIAAHGKLETGEVILAPNTTRENPQPQEKDYLLTMKDVIEAGLRARLVVLSCCHTARGEVMAEGVVGMARALLGAGARSVVVTLWAIGDEGTLEFMTFFYDALAEGKKASEALNQAMKCMREIDTFKKEIYWAPFVLIGDDVNLDFKDI, encoded by the exons atggcagaaagcaacctcccaacaacgggagaagaactgaaggtgaaaaatgagtttccaACCACAG CAACAGAGAAAAGTCAAGTTACGTCAAGTGACGCTGAATTGGATGTATACGATGACCCTTTAAGAG GGATAGCGAAAGTAtgtctcgaggaaggtaacaaagaatacagaaaaggagaagctaataacgcgataaactcctacacggaaggacttcaagtgaactgcaaagataaacggctgaacgccaagctATACAGCAACAGAGCAACAGCTAATTTCCGTTTGg cAAACTACGTGGAATGTGTCGATGACGCAACAGTTGctgttcaattggaacccactttaatcaaagctattGAGAAAG gagccagagcttgCGTCGAACTTTGCTTGgataaagaagcaaggagctggttgcatatgggattgaca CTTGAAAACAATAACGAACGTCTCCTTCAATTACTAAGGAAATCGAATGCCGAACTAAAAGTCAAAGCACACACTTATGCCAGTCTCGGATGTGCTTATTGTC gacagtttaaaacagccaaacagtaccatcaacgtgatctagaaattgctaaagaagtgggagacaaggccggagagggaagaagttatggcaatctcggcaacgcttatgtcagtctaggacagtttaaaacagccatccagtaccatcaacgtcatctagaaattgctaaagaagtgggagacaaggccggagagggaagaagttattgcaatctcggtaacgcttatcaaggtctaggacagtttaaaacagccatccagtaccatcaacgtgatctagaaattgctaaagaagtgggagacaaggccggagagggaggaagttattgcaatctcggtaacgcttatcatgatctaggacagtttaaaacagccaaacaataccatcaacgtcatctagaaattgctaaagaggtgggagacaaggccggagagggaagaagttattgcaatctcggcaacgcttatgacagtctaggacagtttaaaacagccatccagtaccatcaacgtgatctagaaattgctaaagaagtgggagacaaggccggagagggaggaagttattgcaatctcggtaacgcttatcaaggtctaggacagtttaaaacagccatccagtaccatcaacgtgatctagaaattgctaaagaagtgggagacaaggccggagagggaagaagttattgcaatctcggtaTCGCTTATCactgtctaggaca tctaggacagtttaaaacagccatccagtaccatcaacgtgatctagaaattgctaaagaagtgggagacaaggccggagagggaagaagttattgcaatctcggtatcgcttattgcagtctaggacagtttaaaacagccatccagtaccatcaacgtcatctagaaattgctaaagaagtgggagacaaggccggagagggaaaaagttatggcggtctcggcaacgcttatgacagtctaggacagtttaaaacagccatccagtaccatcaacgtcatctagaaattgctaaagaagtgggagacaaggccggagagggaaaaggttatggcggtctcggcaacgcttattacagtctaggacagtttaaaacagccatccagtaccatcaacgtcaactagaaattgccaaagaagtgggaaatAAGACTGGAGAGGCGCACTCACTCTGTTCTCTTGGAATCATTTTTGAGTGCAAAGGAAATCTTATGATGGCCTTTGACTGTTATCACTTGAGTATAAAGTTGTATGATAatatcagggccagtcttcaactcaacgatcagtggaagatttcttatcgtaatcagcaccaaagtgcatacaaaggtttgtggcgtataaatctcaATCAAGGTCAAGTTGTAAAGGCTCTTCTTGCcgcagagaaaggacgtgctcaagctctgagagatctcatgaccacaaaatatcagcctggagatTCTTCAACGCACAGCACATCTCTGAGTTGGGTTCCATTGAGCACAGTTATCATAGCTATCAATGGACCATGCGTCTACTTAtgggtttgcctcagtgaaGATAACATCCAGATGAGACAGGTACACGTCAACAATTATAAGTATGAGGATGAATTGGAATGTTTCACCCAgctactgaacaaaactgctctgAAGGAGATCGGTGCAAGAGATACTGTTCCAATCGAAAATCCTCCGCTTGATTCGCCGACAGAAGAGAAAGTGGCCAATCAAGTGATCCCagttgatgtgaggcactcccaatcaagtgctttaaagaagctgcatgacatcatcgttgCTCCTATCGCTGACCTGATCGAAGGCAACGACGAGATCACATTTgttcctgaggggccattttgccttgtGCCTTATGCAGCGCTGCAGGACTCCGACTCATCATATCTgagtgattctttcagaattcgtgtccttccctctctgacgacgttgaaactaattcatgattgtccagctgactttcacatgaagactggtgcattgcttgtcggcgaTCCATGTTTTAAACATATCATCTATGAAGGAGGacttttggtgcaacttccaggagcaaggaaagaagtggaaatgatcggacgtatcctcCATGTTTCCCCCCTCACTGGacaaatggcaacaaaagatgaagtgttaaaacgaatatcatcagtggcgtTAATTCACATTGCAGCGCACGGTAAACTGGAAACTGGAGAGGTTATCCTagcaccaaacaccacaagagaaaaccctcagccgcaagagaaagactatctactgacgatgaaagacGTCATAGAAGCTGGGCTAAgagcacgtctggttgtactcagctgctgtcacactgctcgtggggaggtcatggccgagggtgtggtcggtatggcgcgtgcacttttgggtgccggtgctagatctgttgtggtaaccttgtgggcgattggcgacgagggaaccctggagttcatgactTTCTTCTACGACGCACTTGCCGAAGGTAAGAAGGCAAGcgaagctctcaatcaggccatgaagtgtatgagagaaattgaTACGTTCAAGAAGGAgatttactgggcaccatttgtactcattggtgacgacgtcaacctggatttcaaggaTATTTAG